GCGGACCCCGCGGGGAATGACCCTGCTCCCGAGCGGCGAGCGGTTCCTCGCACGCGCGCGGGAGGTCCTCGAGGCGGTCGAGCGGGCGCGAGGGACGGTCAGCGAAGCGGGCGACGGATCGGAGTGCAGCGAAGCTGCTCGTCCGACGCGCCGATGAGCCACATCCCGTAGACCACCGCGTCGTAGTCTCTTCGGTCGAGCGCCTCGCGGTCGTGTCCCTCGCGCAGGGGCCAGATCACGCAGGTCGGGCTGTCGGCGCGGGAGGGGCAGCACGGCGCGAGCGTGCTCGAGACGTCGCCGATGCGGCCCAGCCCGTCCCGGAACGCCTCCAGCGACTCGGGGGTGTGCGGCTCGTCGCGCGGACGGAACACGATGATCGGCCCGTCGTCGCAGCCTTCGTAGAGGCTCCACCACCCCGGGTCGGAGGCGAGCAGATCACCGTAGTAGCGGTCGTCGTCACAGACGACGGGCCGGCCGGCGTCGGGAGCCAGGAGCAGGTCGGCGCCGTGACTCTCGAAGCAGCCGGAGAGCGCCAAGGGCCCGAGAAGAAACAGGAAGCGCATGGTCGAGCGCGGAGCAAGCGAGATGCCCGGCGCGAAGCGCGGCGAAATGCGTGCGCCAGCGCCAACGGAGATTTCAAGCGCGACCCAACTTGAACAAGCGACCGTCCGCGTGCGTCACTGGCGCTTCGGGGAGGTCCTGGATGAGGTGGATTGGATACGCGGCCCAGGCCGCGATGTTGTGCGGGCTGCTCTCGCTGGGCGGCTGCATCGGCAACAGCGACGCCGGCTGCACCGCGGGCGGGGAGGTCTGCGTGTGCCGGGGCATCGGCAACTGCGCGCGCGATTGCCCGGAGGGGGGCTGCAGCTTCCTCTGCGACGGGATCGGCAACTGCAACCTCACCTGTGAGGGCGGCGGCTGCGACGTCAGCTGCGAGGGCACGGGCAACTGCATCCTGGAGTGCCCGGGTGGGGGCTGCTCGATGACCTGTGACGGCACCGGCAACTGCATCTGCGAGAGCGGCTGCGAGAGCACCGACCCACCCGACGCCGGCTGACGGAACGCTACTTCGCTCACAGTCCGGGTCGTGTCCCACGGTGTGGGGGCTATCCCCTCGCGCCCGATGGTTACCATGGGGCCCTCGAGCGCCGGCGTGGGTAGGTGCGACCGCCGGCGCGGAAAGTGAGCAGACGAAGTGCGCGCCAAAATTACGATCGCGATCGTCGCCGCCCTCTCGGCGGTGGCCGGGTTCTCCTTCGCGGCGGTCTCCACGCACGACTTCGTGCAACACCTCGACCGCCAGGTGCACGGGCTGCACTGCTCCTTCCTGCCGGGCCTCGACCAGACGGACGTGAGCGGGGCGAGCGGCTGCCACGTGACGCTGATGTCCCCCTACTCCTCGATCCTCCGGGAGACGGTGTGGGGCGGGATCCCGATCGCGCTCCCCGCGATGGCGGTGTTCGCCTTCCTCCTCGCCCTCGCGCTGGGGCTCTGGGCCACCGGCCGCGTCCGGGATCCGCGCGCGATGGGGTTCCAGGCCCTGGCCTGGGGCCTCCCGGTGATCGCGTCGGCGGTGATGGGCTACATCTCGCTCTCCACCCTCGGCGCCGCCTGCAAGCTCTGCATCGGGATCTACGCGGCGAGCGGCGTGGGCTTCGTCGCCGCGCTGGCCGGCTTCTTCATGGCGAGGGCCGACGCGAAGCCGCGCGCCATCCCCATCCCCGAAGGCGCCGCGGCCGACGAGACCGTCGAGGCGCCTCCGCCCGTGATCACCACGCGCTGGGGGGTGCTGGGCGCCGCCTTCGCGCTCGGCGTGGGCTTCGTGCTCGTGCCGGTCGTCGTCTACGCGGCGGCCGCGCCCGACTTCGAGCGCTTCGTCGGGAGCTGCGGCACGCTCGCCGATCCGAGCGACCCGAACACGGTGCTCCTGCCGGTGGGCGCCCAGACCAACCCGGTGCCGGTCATCGAGGTGCTCGACCCGCTCTGCCCGGCCTGCCGCGGCTTCGAGGCGCGCTTCGAGGCCTCGAGCGTCCAGTCGCAGACGAGCCGCAAGGTGCTCCTCTTCCCGCTCGACGACAGCTGCAACTGGATGATCGACCGCGCCATCCACCCCGGCGCGTGCGCGATCAGCGAGGCGGTGATCTGCGCCGAAGACGAAGCCGAGGAGGTGATCGCCTGGGCCTTCGAGAACCAGGAGGCGATCATGGCCGCGGAGCGATCGGCGGCGGGCGGCGCGGCGCGAATGGCCCGCGAGCGCTTCGGCGCGCTGAGCGAGTGCATCGGCAGCCCGCGCGCGCAGGCGCGGGTCAACCAGTCGCTCCGCTGGGCGGTGCAGAACCAGCTGCCCGTGCTCACCCCGCAGGTCTACGTGGGCCAGACGCGCCTCTGTGACGCGGACACGGACCTCGGCATGGACTACGCGCTGACCCGGCTGGTGACCCAGCACGGGAATGGAGGCGGACAGTGAACAACGCACGCTGGATCGCCGCCGCCGCCGCCCTCGCCGCCTTCGCCGTCCCGGTGGTGCTGACGCTCTCGTGGATCGGCGCGGCCGAGGACCGCCTGGCCGAGGTCGAGGCGGCCACCATCTCCGACGACTCGCCCCCCGCGGTCGCCGTCGCGCGCAACGCGAACGAGGAGTACTGCACGCCCGAGCTCAAGCAGATCCTCCGGCGCGTCCTGACGAGCTGTGGGCTCATCGGCGGCGCTGGCGGTCGAGGCTGCCAGCCGCTCGAGGCGCGCAACGTCGCGACCATGGACGACGCGGACTTCAACGCGCT
Above is a genomic segment from Sandaracinaceae bacterium containing:
- a CDS encoding LysR family transcriptional regulator, with translation MSLTQLESFIAVAEEGHVGRAARRLHISQPPLSRQIRRLEDELGAPLFARTPRGMTLLPSGERFLARAREVLEAVERARGTVSEAGDGSECSEAARPTRR
- a CDS encoding vitamin K epoxide reductase family protein, which translates into the protein MRAKITIAIVAALSAVAGFSFAAVSTHDFVQHLDRQVHGLHCSFLPGLDQTDVSGASGCHVTLMSPYSSILRETVWGGIPIALPAMAVFAFLLALALGLWATGRVRDPRAMGFQALAWGLPVIASAVMGYISLSTLGAACKLCIGIYAASGVGFVAALAGFFMARADAKPRAIPIPEGAAADETVEAPPPVITTRWGVLGAAFALGVGFVLVPVVVYAAAAPDFERFVGSCGTLADPSDPNTVLLPVGAQTNPVPVIEVLDPLCPACRGFEARFEASSVQSQTSRKVLLFPLDDSCNWMIDRAIHPGACAISEAVICAEDEAEEVIAWAFENQEAIMAAERSAAGGAARMARERFGALSECIGSPRAQARVNQSLRWAVQNQLPVLTPQVYVGQTRLCDADTDLGMDYALTRLVTQHGNGGGQ